A region from the Gossypium hirsutum isolate 1008001.06 chromosome A08, Gossypium_hirsutum_v2.1, whole genome shotgun sequence genome encodes:
- the LOC107936498 gene encoding transcription factor BHLH42 isoform X2, with translation MAAPPSSRLQKMLQAAVQSVQWTYSLFWQICPQQGILIWSDGYYNGAIKTRKTVQPMEVSTEEASLQRSQQLRELYDSLSSGDTNQPARRPSAALSPEDLTESEWFYLMCVSFSFPPGVGLPGKAYARRQHVWLTGANEVDSKTFSRAILAKTVLCIPILDGVLELGYTEKVQEDLGLVQHVKTFFNDGQAPNPPPPKPALSEHSTSNPAASSDYTRFHSPSVPLVYAAADPPVTADQGENNNVDEEEEEEEDDDDEEGDEEPESYSAETGRNTQQVPTENTLAVVAAEEPSELMQLDMSEDIKLGSPDDASNNLDSDFNMLAVSQSGNPTVNQRRAALFRDESNRRWQMLQEPSCSSLQPLSTGPQPMDEMSQEDTHYSQTVSTILQAQPARWTEPPSTVNAATYSTQSAFAKWTTHSDHHLHSAVVEGTSQWLLKYILFTVPFLHNKYRDENSPKSRDAVAAAARFRKGTPNEDLSANHVLAERRRSEKLNERFIILRSLVPFVTKMDKASILGDTIEYVKQLRKKIQDLETRNKQMEADNDRPRSADSMQRNSSSKDQRSGLTTRSSGPDKKKMRIAEATKQKTVEPPPQTEETSVEVSIIESDALLELQCGYREGLLLDIMQMLREKLRIEITAVQSSLNNGFFTAELRAKVKDNMNGKKVSIMEVKRAINQIIP, from the exons ATGGCGGCGCCGCCGAGTAGTAGGCTACAAAAAATGTTACAGGCTGCGGTGCAATCGGTTCAATGGACGTATAGTCTTTTCTGGCAAATTTGTCCTCAACAAGG TATCTTAATATGGTCCGATGGATACTACAATGGAGCAATCAAAACAAGAAAAACAGTGCAACCAATGGAAGTTAGTACAGAAGAAGCATCTTTACAAAGAAGCCAACAACTCCGAGAACTTTACGACTCGTTGTCTTCCGGCGACACCAACCAACCGGCTCGACGACCGTCTGCCGCGTTGTCCCCGGAAGATTTAACGGAATCCGAATGGTTCTATCTAATGTGTGTCTCCTTCTCTTTTCCCCCTGGTGTAgg GTTACCTGGAAAGGCATATGCAAGGAGGCAACATGTATGGCTTACAGGTGCAAACGAAGTTGATAGCAAAACATTTTCAAGAGCTATTCTTGCTAAG ACTGTGCTTTGCATTCCTATTCTTGATGGTGTTCTTGAACTTGGGTATACTGAAAAG GTGCAAGAAGATTTAGGGTTAGTCCAGCACGTTAAAACTTTCTTCAACGATGGACAAGCACCAAACCCTCCGCCACCGAAACCGGCTCTCTCCGAACATTCAACGTCGAACCCGGCCGCTTCATCGGACTACACTCGATTTCATTCCCCTTCCGTTCCTCTCGTTTACGCAGCAGCGGACCCGCCGGTGACCGCAGACCAAGGAGAGAATAACAACGTTGAtgaagaggaggaagaagaagaagatgacgaCGATGAAGAGGGAGACGAAGAACCCGAATCGTACTCGGCCGAAACGGGTCGAAACACGCAACAAGTCCCGACAGAAAACACTCTGGCAGTAGTGGCGGCGGAGGAGCCGAGCGAGTTAATGCAATTGGATATGTCGGAAGATATCAAGCTCGGTTCACCTGACGATGCATCGAATAACTTGGACTCGGATTTCAATATGTTGGCGGTGAGTCAAAGCGGGAACCCAACCGTCAATCAACGGCGAGCTGCGTTGTTTAGAGATGAGTCTAATCGGAGGTGGCAAATGCTACAAGAACCCTCGTGCAGTAGTCTTCAACCACTTTCAACAG GGCCGCAGCCCATGGACGAAATGTCACAAGAAGACACGCACTATTCACAGACCGTCTCCACTATCCTCCAAGCTCAACCGGCCCGGTGGACCGAGCCACCGTCAACCGTCAACGCCGCCACCTACTCCACCCAATCAGCATTCGCCAAGTGGACAACCCATTCAGACCACCACCTCCACTCCGCCGTCGTCGAAGGCACGTCACAATGGCTCCTCAAATACATCCTATTCACCGTACCATTCCTCCACAACAAATACCGCGACGAGAACTCCCCCAAATCACGCGACGCCGTCGCCGCCGCCGCACGGTTCCGGAAAGGAACCCCCAACGAAGACCTCAGCGCCAACCACGTCCTGGCGGAGAGACGGAGGAGCGAAAAGCTCAACGAGCGGTTCATAATATTAAGATCCTTGGTCCCCTTCGTCACTAAAATGGACAAAGCTTCCATCCTGGGCGACACCATCGAGTACGTCAAACAGCTCCGTAAAAAGATTCAAGACCTTGAAACCCGAAACAAGCAAATGGAGGCCGATAACGACCGGCCGAGATCGGCCGATTCGATGCAGAGAAATAGCAGCTCTAAGGATCAAAGAAGTGGGTTAACGACACGATCATCGGGTCCTGATAAAAAGAAGATGAGGATAGCGGAAGCGACAAAGCAGAAGACGGTGGAACCTCCACCGCAAACGGAGGAAACGTCGGTCGAAGTGTCGATAATCGAAAGCGACGCGTTGCTGGAGTTGCAGTGCGGGTACAGAGAAGGGTTGTTGCTTGATATAATGCAGATGTTAAGGGAAAAGCTACGGATCGAGATAACGGCGGTTCAGTCTTCATTGAACAATGGGTTCTTTACAGCTGAATTAAGAGCCAAg GTGAAGGATAATATGAACGGGAAGAAAGTAAGCATAATGGAGGTGAAGAGGGCGATAAATCAAATAATACCATAA
- the LOC107936498 gene encoding transcription factor BHLH42 isoform X1, with protein MAAPPSSRLQKMLQAAVQSVQWTYSLFWQICPQQGILIWSDGYYNGAIKTRKTVQPMEVSTEEASLQRSQQLRELYDSLSSGDTNQPARRPSAALSPEDLTESEWFYLMCVSFSFPPGVGLPGKAYARRQHVWLTGANEVDSKTFSRAILAKSACIQTVLCIPILDGVLELGYTEKVQEDLGLVQHVKTFFNDGQAPNPPPPKPALSEHSTSNPAASSDYTRFHSPSVPLVYAAADPPVTADQGENNNVDEEEEEEEDDDDEEGDEEPESYSAETGRNTQQVPTENTLAVVAAEEPSELMQLDMSEDIKLGSPDDASNNLDSDFNMLAVSQSGNPTVNQRRAALFRDESNRRWQMLQEPSCSSLQPLSTGPQPMDEMSQEDTHYSQTVSTILQAQPARWTEPPSTVNAATYSTQSAFAKWTTHSDHHLHSAVVEGTSQWLLKYILFTVPFLHNKYRDENSPKSRDAVAAAARFRKGTPNEDLSANHVLAERRRSEKLNERFIILRSLVPFVTKMDKASILGDTIEYVKQLRKKIQDLETRNKQMEADNDRPRSADSMQRNSSSKDQRSGLTTRSSGPDKKKMRIAEATKQKTVEPPPQTEETSVEVSIIESDALLELQCGYREGLLLDIMQMLREKLRIEITAVQSSLNNGFFTAELRAKVKDNMNGKKVSIMEVKRAINQIIP; from the exons ATGGCGGCGCCGCCGAGTAGTAGGCTACAAAAAATGTTACAGGCTGCGGTGCAATCGGTTCAATGGACGTATAGTCTTTTCTGGCAAATTTGTCCTCAACAAGG TATCTTAATATGGTCCGATGGATACTACAATGGAGCAATCAAAACAAGAAAAACAGTGCAACCAATGGAAGTTAGTACAGAAGAAGCATCTTTACAAAGAAGCCAACAACTCCGAGAACTTTACGACTCGTTGTCTTCCGGCGACACCAACCAACCGGCTCGACGACCGTCTGCCGCGTTGTCCCCGGAAGATTTAACGGAATCCGAATGGTTCTATCTAATGTGTGTCTCCTTCTCTTTTCCCCCTGGTGTAgg GTTACCTGGAAAGGCATATGCAAGGAGGCAACATGTATGGCTTACAGGTGCAAACGAAGTTGATAGCAAAACATTTTCAAGAGCTATTCTTGCTAAG AGTGCTTGTATAcag ACTGTGCTTTGCATTCCTATTCTTGATGGTGTTCTTGAACTTGGGTATACTGAAAAG GTGCAAGAAGATTTAGGGTTAGTCCAGCACGTTAAAACTTTCTTCAACGATGGACAAGCACCAAACCCTCCGCCACCGAAACCGGCTCTCTCCGAACATTCAACGTCGAACCCGGCCGCTTCATCGGACTACACTCGATTTCATTCCCCTTCCGTTCCTCTCGTTTACGCAGCAGCGGACCCGCCGGTGACCGCAGACCAAGGAGAGAATAACAACGTTGAtgaagaggaggaagaagaagaagatgacgaCGATGAAGAGGGAGACGAAGAACCCGAATCGTACTCGGCCGAAACGGGTCGAAACACGCAACAAGTCCCGACAGAAAACACTCTGGCAGTAGTGGCGGCGGAGGAGCCGAGCGAGTTAATGCAATTGGATATGTCGGAAGATATCAAGCTCGGTTCACCTGACGATGCATCGAATAACTTGGACTCGGATTTCAATATGTTGGCGGTGAGTCAAAGCGGGAACCCAACCGTCAATCAACGGCGAGCTGCGTTGTTTAGAGATGAGTCTAATCGGAGGTGGCAAATGCTACAAGAACCCTCGTGCAGTAGTCTTCAACCACTTTCAACAG GGCCGCAGCCCATGGACGAAATGTCACAAGAAGACACGCACTATTCACAGACCGTCTCCACTATCCTCCAAGCTCAACCGGCCCGGTGGACCGAGCCACCGTCAACCGTCAACGCCGCCACCTACTCCACCCAATCAGCATTCGCCAAGTGGACAACCCATTCAGACCACCACCTCCACTCCGCCGTCGTCGAAGGCACGTCACAATGGCTCCTCAAATACATCCTATTCACCGTACCATTCCTCCACAACAAATACCGCGACGAGAACTCCCCCAAATCACGCGACGCCGTCGCCGCCGCCGCACGGTTCCGGAAAGGAACCCCCAACGAAGACCTCAGCGCCAACCACGTCCTGGCGGAGAGACGGAGGAGCGAAAAGCTCAACGAGCGGTTCATAATATTAAGATCCTTGGTCCCCTTCGTCACTAAAATGGACAAAGCTTCCATCCTGGGCGACACCATCGAGTACGTCAAACAGCTCCGTAAAAAGATTCAAGACCTTGAAACCCGAAACAAGCAAATGGAGGCCGATAACGACCGGCCGAGATCGGCCGATTCGATGCAGAGAAATAGCAGCTCTAAGGATCAAAGAAGTGGGTTAACGACACGATCATCGGGTCCTGATAAAAAGAAGATGAGGATAGCGGAAGCGACAAAGCAGAAGACGGTGGAACCTCCACCGCAAACGGAGGAAACGTCGGTCGAAGTGTCGATAATCGAAAGCGACGCGTTGCTGGAGTTGCAGTGCGGGTACAGAGAAGGGTTGTTGCTTGATATAATGCAGATGTTAAGGGAAAAGCTACGGATCGAGATAACGGCGGTTCAGTCTTCATTGAACAATGGGTTCTTTACAGCTGAATTAAGAGCCAAg GTGAAGGATAATATGAACGGGAAGAAAGTAAGCATAATGGAGGTGAAGAGGGCGATAAATCAAATAATACCATAA